Part of the Vicinamibacterales bacterium genome is shown below.
GCTGCTCTACGGCATCAAGCAGGGGCAGCTGCCGGCGAGCCGGATCATCGACTCGGGGCTCGACGTGGTCACGCGGGCCAACCTCGACGCATACATCCTCGCCTGGAAGAAGATGGAGAGCGGCAGCTGAACATCGGCGACATCGCGAAGCGCGCGAACGTCTCGACCGCCACGGTGTCGCGCACGCTGAACCAGAGCGGCGCCGTCCGGCCGGAGACCGCCCGCAAGGTGTGGCGCGCGGCGGCGGCGCTGAACTACTACCCCAACAGCCACGCGCGCACCCTCGTCTCCGGCCGCAGCCGCCTCCTCGGGCTGATCGTCTCCGACATCACCAACCCGTTCTTCCCGGAACTGGTGCGCAGCTTCGAGGCGCTCGCGACGCAGCATCAATACGATCTCATCCTCACCAGCACCGACTACCAGACGGCGCGCATGACCGGCTGCGTCCGGCGGATGCTGGAGCGCAAGGTGGACGGCGTCGCGATCATGACCTCGGAGATGGATCTCGGGCTGATCAAGGAACTCGCCCGCCACGGCGTCCCGCTGGCCTTCATGGACGTCGGGCGGGTCGGACCGCGCATGAGTCACGTGCTGATCGACTACGCGCATGGGATCCGCCAGGCGGTCGATCACCTCGCCGCACTCGCCCACGAGCGGATCGGCTTCATCACCGGTCCGCTGGAGCTGCACTCCGCCCGGACGCGCCAGCAGGCGTTTCTCGATGGCTTGCGCGCGAACGGCATCGCCGCCGATCCCAAGCTGATTCGCGAGGGCACTCACACCGCCGAGGGGGGGCAGCAGGCGATGAATGCGCTGCTCCGCGTCGCCAAGTCCCCGACCGCGGTCGTCTGCTCCAACGACTGGACCGCCATCGGCGCGCTGCACGCCATCGACGCCGCCGGCCTGCGCGTGCCCGCGGATCTCTCGCTCGTCGGCTTCGACGATATTCCGCTGGCGAGCTACGCCAGCCCGCCGCTGACGTCCGTCCGGGTGTCGCCCGCCGACGTCGGTTCGACGGCCTTCGACGCGCTGTTCCGGCTGATCGGCGGCGAGCGGCTCGAGGGGGCCGTCTATCAGGTGCCGACGACGCTCGTCGTCCGGAAGTCGACGGGACGTCCGAAGAAGCGTTGACGCTCGTCAGGCCGGAGATCGAGACGCG
Proteins encoded:
- a CDS encoding LacI family DNA-binding transcriptional regulator, which codes for MAKRANVSTATVSRTLNQSGAVRPETARKVWRAAAALNYYPNSHARTLVSGRSRLLGLIVSDITNPFFPELVRSFEALATQHQYDLILTSTDYQTARMTGCVRRMLERKVDGVAIMTSEMDLGLIKELARHGVPLAFMDVGRVGPRMSHVLIDYAHGIRQAVDHLAALAHERIGFITGPLELHSARTRQQAFLDGLRANGIAADPKLIREGTHTAEGGQQAMNALLRVAKSPTAVVCSNDWTAIGALHAIDAAGLRVPADLSLVGFDDIPLASYASPPLTSVRVSPADVGSTAFDALFRLIGGERLEGAVYQVPTTLVVRKSTGRPKKR